AAACGAAAGTATACACGGTTACACTGTCAATTTTGGTTCATTTCAGGTGCAACAGTTGCAGTGGAATGTGTACAAGGCAGCACAAGACAATCTTTCTATCAGGAAGTTAACACGGACAAAAAAGGAAATTTTAAAGTGGATCTGCCATTCTCAGTAAGCAAACAAGTGAGAGATATACAAGGATGCACAGTGAAGCTCGTCAAGAGCAATGAACCATATTGTGCTGTGGCGTCTACTTCCACCTCATCACAGATCCATCTCAaagaaagaaaaggtggccaacaCATTTACTCTGCAGGATTCTTCACCTTTAAGCCGCTTAAACAACCCGGTCTATGCAACCAACAGTCTATTGTAGCAACAAAAGATTCTAAGGTGGCAAATGGGTTGGTTTCGCGGCCACAAGGCTTGTTCCCACCACTAATCCCACCAGTAATATCACCCCCATCAAGTGGGTTACCAATTCCAGACCCATTGAGCCCAGCTCCTCTTTTGCCAAACCCGCTTCAACCCCCTCCTTCACCACTCATTCCTAACCCTTTGCAGCCCCCAACACCCCCAGCCGGTATAGTCCCACAACTGCCTCCATTACCTACCCTTCCATTAGTTCCTGGCTTTACTCCACCCACACCCTCGCCATCTCCCATTGGTATAGTGCCAACACTACCTCCGTTGCCTACCATTCCTGTAGTACCTGGAATTCCAGGAGTTCCTGCACTAACTCCAACGACACCGACGCCTCAGCCACCTGCATCTCTCCTCCCTCCATTGTTGCCACTTGGTCTTCCACCAGCTAAGCTTAAAACAGCTAATCCTTGATCAGGATTAAACAGAACTATCTAGTAATAATGCAAGTTGTACTATTATTGTTTTATTATCAACCAGCTGCCGATATGATCGCTTCCATGCATTTCTTTTCTACTGTTTATCTTTCAAGTCGAGTGTGCTAGCTTAGCCTACTGTACGTTTTGTGTCATGATTATATGGGTGAATTACATAAATCTGCTTGTAATAATGatgttttttatatatatatatatatattttcaaGTGTATTAAGATTCTGTTACCCTACCATGTTCAACATTCAACAACAATAATGCAAATGAAGTTCTAGAGCCAAATGGAAACATTCAGTTTTTACGGGAAAACGATTGAAAGAAAATTTTCAGAAGATTTGTGAGAGATATTACGGTACGATCAGCCAGACCTAGTTAGAATCTTGTTTGCGACTCTAGGATTTTTGGACAATAATGAAGAGGGTGAATGCCAAAACTACGGCAGGAGCTGAAGGCCAGGCCAATGACAATTTGGAAGGGAGCCAGGGACAGCCTAGCCATGGCCTTACACTACTAAGCCACGGCCTAGGTTTGCCAGGCACTGGCCAAGCCATAGCAAGCCATAAGCAGGCCAATGCCAGTCACAACAGCAATGGTCAGGCCACCACATCTATCAGTCCAACTGCAATGTCAAACCCCACGCTCGACACAATGACTCAACCTTTACTATAAACAAGAGTTTCCTGAATTCTTCAGGAATGCAACAGACTTCAGAATATGATTAAAAATAACAAATGGCCTGCGAAAATCATGAAATTTGGTGACAGACTAGCTAGATGAATAAACTAACTCTGACAAAAATTTCAGGGGTTTTGAAGGAATCTAAGTAATTTTGATAAATTAACTAGTTTTAttgcccgtgaaattcacgggtcttTTATGATTCATGACCAAAACTTCCGGCCCCATCGTCGTATCATTGCGTTTTTTCATCTATTTTATTAAAGGAGCATTCGACGATACCCGATAATCAAAGCCATGTTTGATTTTCGATGTTATTCACGAGATCTTGTATTGATTCATGAAACTATTATAAGGATTAGtattagagtaaattatcaattacacccacgccaaatacacatttttacatttactcccacgtcaaatttttttattaaattacacccaagttaataAATTTCGTTTTTACAAAATCGCACCCATATCGGAATCCGGCCACttttccgtcaaaattcaaattttctgGGTAGAAAATTGATTTTAGGACATTTTTGCCCTCCCTTCCTTCTTCTTATTTGTCAGTTTGTTTTTTTCTTAAAACATCATCCATGGTTTCCTCCTTTACGATCTTCAAACTTGACTCGGCTTTCGAATTGCTAGCACCAATATTTCACCCTCATCTTCCCCAATTTAATTTCTCCCTCATcttccccaaatccccaatttaatTTATATCAATTCGAAATAGAGAAagtccccaaatccccaatttaatTTATCCCTCATCAATTCGAAATAGAGGAAGTATACACAAAGGAAGATTTATGTGAGCAATGTGTTGGCGAAATTGGACCCGAAGAAGTTAACGGGTACTTTATGAAATTTGGGGAGATTGAGGAGACCACTTGAGATTGATAAGGGGACGGGGAAGTTTAaagggttttgtttgtttgtagcTCGGTTGAGGCTGCTCTTGTACTGTGGTGGTCAGACGGTGTTCGAAGCGGGCTCTGGTTGCAATGGTGAATTGGGCTTGTGGTGGCAGAAAATGGTGAAAGGTCGTGCTTGGTGCTGCTAGTGTTGATGGTTGTTCTGGACCGAATTAAACTCGGGTTTCATTCCGAGCTTGCTTGGTTAAGTGCAGGTGGTGTGCGAGACATGTCAGTTGTTAATTGGAGGTTTCACCATGGTGATGTAGAGGGAGCAATGAAATGATGGTTATTGAGAAGATGAAAGGGAAGcatgaagaagaaaataaatgcAGGGGCAAAATcgtcattttattaattttttcacctgaaaatggccttgggtgcaatttgtaaactgagctattaacttgggtgtaatttaataaaaaaatttgacgtgggagtaaatgtaaaaatgtgtatttggcgtgggtgtaattgataatttactcttagTATTATTAGTTACATGTACTATTATGCCAACGAAGACTTATTCAGTTTGGGGTTATCTTGGCAGGGTTGATTTATCACTTGTGGATGGCTAGGAACAAGTGCAGGATGGATCAGGCCGTGTTACGTCCAGAACAGCTTGTTAAATGTGTTCAGGTTGATGTTTGTAATAGAGTTAGGAAATTTCAGTCTAAGTGTCAATCGGTTAATGTTAAGAATTGGTTAGATGCATTTGTGAAGTCATGAAGGAAGTTAGTATCACTATGCCTTCTAATTGTTTGTATTTGGAGATTTATGATCGAGaagcttacattttcccaaaaaaaaaaaaaagacttatTCAGTTTTCAACATGGCTAATGAGATACCATGAGCAAGAATGCAAGATCAACATGGCAACGAAAATTCCAACAAACATGAATAAAATGAAGTAAAATTTAgcattattagtattatttatgTACCCATGAGCACTTAGATCATAGGTCTCATGTTCGAGCCTTTGAAATGCAACCATGTTAAAATTTGTAAGGGAGAGCTCTACCGCCTTAATGGTCCTACCCGGCTCGAATCCGACTGGCctacagcaaaaaaaaaaaaaaaaaaaaggttttatttattttaaattgacCATAATACAAGCAATCAATTGGGTCAAATTCTTCAATATTGAACAGCATAATAAACGCAAAATCTATAAGTTTCTTGGGTGCGAATCCAAATAATCAACTTTACAACAAATACTCTGAAATATGAAGAATTAATACACCATGCATCACTCTTATTAACAATGAAAAATATGAAGATTTTACCGAGTTTGAAATCTGCACAAACTGATAATCAAGAGTCTGCTACTCTATAGTGTCATTCTAAATCATGCTATCTACATTTTATTTTATTCATATGCTTAAGAGAATAAATTTGCTGccaaacataataataataatagtaatagtaataataataataataataataataataataataataataataataataattaaaataagagaTACCAAAGGTCCAAACACTTGCACATTCATGTAATCCTTGTCCCTTGAATAGTTATTTGGAAATGCCTCTGTTACTAATGTCAAACAAAACAAATTCAAAACATTGTACGATTTTAATACTGATTCTTAACTGACAATGAATTTCTACACAAAATAAAAAAGAGCGGACTAAATACTCACACTTTGATGTTTACCCTGTTGTTGTCTCTCTTCGTATTACATTTAGAGAGATTCTTACTGTTAATTTTTTGTCCATTCTGTATTCTTCTCGGCTCTTCTACTGCGATTTGGTCTTACGCTCTCCTTTAGCACCTTTCATTGGGATCATAATTACTAAGTATAAATGAAAGATATACAAACTCATTATAGAAATATCACAGCTAATCGAAAACCATAGACATGCTAATGAGTACCCCTAACAAAGACGTTTAAAGCACTCCAAAAGCGAAAACTGTAAAACAATCATAAGAAGATGAGGAGAAATGAAAATCCAAAAGGAGAATGTTGTATATATTTAGGGGAGTGTGTTAATGGCGAGAATTTATTTAGGGTGCTGCTTTTTGTCGCCCGTGTTTTACTTAGTGTCGCCCGAATTTAACATTGATTTTCCAATTCTACCCCTAGCCTATTTTATCTCTTGACTTTCCAATTATATTTATCTCAAAAATTCATAACTTAAttacataacttttaccatttttTTATCATGAAGGAAGACAATTCACAAGCAAGAAACAACATAAATTAATCAAATTCAATCTTACAGTTTCTTCAATTTTCATTTTCTATCTTCATTAGTTTATTCCAATGTACTAATCCAAaccatcttcaattttcttttaTTCCATCATCGACTGAACTTTCATCTCATTCTTGAATTTGAACAAAAATCCAAATCAAAGTCACTTTTATGAGCTTACCAATCTTCAGCTTAAAAACAATGAGCTTCGTCCCACCTAAAGGCTAAATCAAAGGCAATTCAGATCTAGTAGCACTATTCCAGTTCAAGGTGTTACGAAAAGGAGCACTTTCAATTCCGAGCAAGAAGAAACCACTGACATTTCGTGCGGAGATGGCGACAAGCCGACAACGGCCATGGAAATTTCGTCCAAACAAAACGACGACGTCACGGGCATGTCGTGTTGACCACACGAGGAAACCCCTGCTATTTTGTGCATCTTAAACGACAAACCCAGCCCCATCTCATGCGACTAACACGACCACTCCGCTACTATGTCGTGTATCCACCACGACGCACGTACCGTCACAGAAACGAGCCTCAACAACCCCGCGACGATATCGTAAGTCGAATAGAATTTCCCTCAATTCTAAGATGTAAATATTCGACTATTCTGAGTATGAAATTTCCATATTCAATTACGAACTACACAACCAAATTACCAGATTTTGCAATTAAATGGTTTTATTGTATAATTTGCAAT
The Silene latifolia isolate original U9 population chromosome 11, ASM4854445v1, whole genome shotgun sequence genome window above contains:
- the LOC141611184 gene encoding uncharacterized protein LOC141611184; the protein is MMRGLKTCSPFSLLILSLSCFFCNLSEARLRVQRHSSAVVVGTVYCHTCFQHDVSKGTDYISGATVAVECVQGSTRQSFYQEVNTDKKGNFKVDLPFSVSKQVRDIQGCTVKLVKSNEPYCAVASTSTSSQIHLKERKGGQHIYSAGFFTFKPLKQPGLCNQQSIVATKDSKVANGLVSRPQGLFPPLIPPVISPPSSGLPIPDPLSPAPLLPNPLQPPPSPLIPNPLQPPTPPAGIVPQLPPLPTLPLVPGFTPPTPSPSPIGIVPTLPPLPTIPVVPGIPGVPALTPTTPTPQPPASLLPPLLPLGLPPAKLKTANP